From a single Pigmentibacter ruber genomic region:
- a CDS encoding Crp/Fnr family transcriptional regulator, protein MERKSRGTYTLRRLFPSLSDEDLHRFQENSSIIRLKKGQNLFISGDTPRSIYGVANGCLKIVRESQEGESVITRIVRAGQIVGIREVFGEFKYSRTSVALKDSEVFSIEKTIVLDLIQRSPIVSLQFMKIFCYELARLEKRIESDLYRPAKNRVASVIYELYNLFADEGAQSFEPPLNRRDIAELADVTPETVSRAIADFKQAGIMETHGSSFTILDTISLQNEAEER, encoded by the coding sequence ATGGAAAGAAAATCTAGGGGAACTTACACTTTACGTAGGCTTTTTCCATCCCTTTCAGATGAGGATCTACATCGATTTCAAGAAAACTCTTCAATTATTAGATTAAAAAAGGGTCAAAACCTTTTTATCTCTGGTGATACGCCAAGATCTATTTATGGTGTTGCAAATGGATGCTTAAAAATTGTACGCGAAAGCCAAGAAGGTGAAAGCGTCATAACACGCATTGTGCGCGCTGGACAAATTGTCGGTATTAGGGAAGTCTTTGGTGAATTTAAATACAGTAGAACCTCCGTAGCATTAAAAGACAGTGAAGTTTTTTCGATAGAAAAAACCATAGTTTTGGATCTAATTCAAAGAAGCCCAATTGTATCATTACAATTTATGAAAATCTTTTGTTACGAACTCGCAAGACTAGAAAAACGGATTGAATCAGACTTATATCGTCCCGCTAAGAATAGGGTTGCTTCCGTTATTTATGAGCTTTATAATTTATTTGCTGATGAAGGTGCACAAAGTTTCGAACCGCCATTAAATCGGCGTGATATTGCAGAACTAGCAGATGTCACACCTGAAACTGTTAGTCGCGCAATAGCGGATTTTAAACAAGCAGGTATTATGGAAACACATGGTTCATCATTTACCATTTTGGATACTATTTCCTTGCAAAATGAAGCTGAAGAAAGATAA